The following are encoded together in the Macrobrachium nipponense isolate FS-2020 chromosome 14, ASM1510439v2, whole genome shotgun sequence genome:
- the LOC135226204 gene encoding rho-associated protein kinase 1-like — protein sequence MSLVGSPLLFGSANVGYILGKNLVVCLLGGLLAYVVGEYFTELSSLSQEKELLLKELEQAYLMNLSLLDEIEASNDKEDLLAETIEELAKDLADEQFRVEELVTIVDEDQLRLTKAENDNEDIVSLNLLLRKENEKFQDAIIKQNKEIDNLETQVKRKGTECARNSEVIRELREEITDNELYCDVLEEKVKRHEEEAKKMKQLVSDLKENLKEFQDQVNVLRARNCDLQSSLEREAHENLGLERKVQMLQDGNQHLQKDLALKESQMVASMEVLRDERRKNEILAEELLVMKKSIAELAEEKEKINDSLEEKELHISSVVEDMEKEREKNRLLVEELLVLRNWIAELAEENEEIEGSSQEQEKNEEDKVNEVESEVTQDNEGYSQEANEVGELERENVNQEDLEVTEDNKEEREEMEQCPQTNNEENNKVDKKKTSKKKRRNKKRRKHPGEEDSSRLCVVQSMVLETHNENLHSIMLPAEFQELLQKNEKCLAFVKYKNNVVLNFMHHDKAHVRAVLSRCSKSTAEEVLVDIQKLLLRILK from the coding sequence ATGTCGTTGGTTGGATCCCCGTTGTTGTTTGGATCCGCCAACGTTGGATATATTCTAGGCAAAAATCTGGTAGTTTGTCTTCTCGGAGGGTTACTTGCGTATGTAGTTGGAGAATACTTCACCGAACTATCATCTTTGTCCCAAGAGAAGGAGTTACTACTGAAGGAGTTAGAGCAAGCCTACCTGATGAACCTAAGTCTCCTGGACGAAATTGAGGCCAGTAACGATAAGGAAGATCTTCTAGCCGAAACGATTGAAGAACTGGCCAAGGATTTAGCAGACGAACAGTTTCGCGTCGAAGAGCTTGTCACTATTGTTGATGAAGATCAGCTGAGGCTGACGAAAGCTGAGAACGACAATGAGGATATTGTTTCTCTGAATCTGCTCCtaaggaaggaaaatgaaaaatttcaagATGCGATCATCAAGCAAAATAAGGAAATTGACAATCTGGAGACACAAGTGAAACGCAAAGGTACAGAATGTGCAAGGAACTCAGAAGTTATTCGAGAACTGAGAGAGGAAATAACAGATAACGAGTTATACTGCGATGTTCTCGAAGAGAAGGTCAAGAGACATGAAGAAGAAGCAAAGAAAATGAAGCAGCTGGTTTCAGATCTCAAAGAAAACCTGAAAGAGTTTCAAGATCAAGTAAATGTTCTTCGTGCCAGAAATTGTGATCTCCAGAGCAGTCTGGAAAGAGAGGCACATGAGAATTTAGGTCTGGAGAGGAAAGTGCAAATGCTTCAAGATGGAAATCAACACCTTCAAAAGGATCTGGCTCTTAAGGAATCGCAGATGGTCGCTTCGATGGAAGTGCTTCGCGATGAAAGGAGGAAAAATGAGATCCTGGCAGAAGAGCTACTAGTGATGAAAAAGTCGATCGCTGAATTagctgaagaaaaggaaaaaataaatgattcacTCGAGGAAAAAGAATTACACATTAGCTCAGTAGTTGAAGatatggaaaaagagagagagaagaatcgcCTTCTGGTTGAAGAACTCCTAGTACTAAGAAACTGGATCGCTGAGTTAGCagaagaaaatgaggaaatagAAGGATCTTCTCAAGAgcaagagaaaaatgaagaagaCAAAGTTAATGAAGTGGAGTCAGAGGTCACCCAGGACAATGAAGGATATTCACAGGAAGCAAACGAAGTAGGAGAGTTAGAACGGGAGAACGTAAATCAGGAAGACTTGGAAGTCACAGAGGACaataaagaggaaagagaagaaatggaacAATGTCCTCAAACTAAtaacgaagaaaacaataaagtgGACAAGAAAAAGACCAGcaaaaagaagaggagaaacaAGAAGAGGAGAAAGCATCCTGGAGAAGAGGACAGCAGCAGGTTGTGCGTGGTCCAGTCTATGGTCCTTGAAACGCACAATGAAAACTTGCACAGTATTATGTTACCTGCTGAATTCCAGGAGCTCCTCCAGAAAAATGAAAAGTGTCTCGCCTTCGTCAAATATAAGAACAATGTCGTGCTCAACTTCATGCACCACGACAAGGCGCATGTACGAGCTGTGCTTAGCAGATGTTCCAAATCTACTGCTGAGGAAGTTCTCGTCGATATCCAGAAATTGCTTCTGAGGATTCTAAAATAG